The Carettochelys insculpta isolate YL-2023 chromosome 9, ASM3395843v1, whole genome shotgun sequence genome includes the window ggggtaagagcagggggctggtggtgcctggttttgtgggaggggaggggctcagcctggcacatgggtggctggccccagcatggggcttgggtaggcagctcgggcagctggcccacagctgaggtgggtggctggcaggcaggcggctggtcccagcagtccagggctcaggtggctggctcaggcagacagcagctggtgtgggcagctctggcacagggctcaggcaactggccagttagggctgcaccaggcacccgcaaggggccaagaaaaactattttaaacaacatttttatatcaagtttgtgtttattttaaattacaaatttatttttttgttaaaaggggggttggaagaTGGTGAAGAAAAGGTGggtgggcatgagggtttctcaaaaatcaaaagggggtgtgatgccaaaaggGTTGAGACCCACTGATTTAAATTAACTCTAACCCTAGTATTACTGTTACAGTATTTACTGCTAATGTGGAGTCAGAGTCCTACTCTGCCAAACAAACAATTTTGTTCATGCCTCAGCAGCCAGCCCATCTTAAAAGGAAGCTAATCCCTTATTGAAAACAAGTTAGAATCTCATTTACAGAACTGACTCTGAGTCTTCTAAACATCTATTACTGCAGTGACTCTTACTTTTTTCCACTGAACACTTCAAAAACATTCTATTGGAAAAAAAGTTACCTCTATCCCTCTGTTTATTGCCAGTTTACCCATTTTCACAGCTATGGGAGCCTTTAAAACAAAGATAATGGAAGTCACTTCAGTGTACAATAAAGTGAAGTAATTCATAGCTTTCAACAGCAGAAGAGTTTATTgtgatctagtctgacttcctgtataacagTTGACAGACTTTCTAAAATTGTCTTCAAAATTGAGCAGGGCATAATGTTTTGGCACACTGttcccagcaaaagaaatgcagatttGGCAGCAACAAGAATTCTTAGAATTCAGGTATaggtttggtggtggtggtgtttttaaGCAAGGAATTCCTTGCTCCCCatccaaaaaaattaaaatttcatttttaatgattgaaaactgtttcaacctctaccttttaaaaaaagtcaatttAAATCAACTTTAAATTGTTTTGACAAAATGTTTGGAATTCTTGAAAATTTCACTTTTTGAGTTAAAGCAATTTTTGGGTTTGCCTCTTTTTGAAATTGTCAAAAATCTGAAACATCAATTATTGCCTTTGCCAATCTCTTGTCTTCAGGAATGTGCAATAAAGCTAATGCTATCTATAGTTAATTAAAGCTGCCTACAATTTCTAATACAATGTACTTTGAAGTATTTAAACAAAAGTTTTCAGACTTGAGTCCCTAAATATGCATGCTTGCTTAACAACATGGCCTGatcttcagaggtgctgagcacccaaagCTTGCATTGAAATGGCTACTGTTAACAGCTATAACTCAAAAAAAACTCGCTTTGGATGTGCTCTGATTATTacttttaggccgtgtctacactagccccaaactttgaaatggccatttcaaagtttactaatgaagcactgaaatgcatattcagtgcctcattagcatgcgggcggctgcggcacttcgaaattgatgcggctcgccgccgcgcggctcatcccaacaggaccccgcctacttcgaagtccccttattcccatctgctcatagggcaCTTATTCCCTTATTCTGATAAGCAGCatcccttatttccatctgctcatttgcatggccatttcgaagtctggggcttgtgtagacatagcctcagagctgAATGCATACACTGTCACCACTTTAAGGAGAGCAGTCCTAgcacagtgttatttcaaaaagtGTATGATCATGCTCATTTGGTGTACAGAAAAACCATGTTCTATGTTCTAGGAACCATTAGCTACACCTCCCATCATTACTAATAGAAGTAAAATACAACAGCTAATAGAGTGGGAGAACAGGAAGGCTATTTTGATGGAGTCATTCAGATTCCAATCATTATTAGTAATACAAAAGCAAGCATTCTGTTTCCTACActgaacttcaaagtttgcctCCTTTTTGCTGGTGTAAGTGATGACACATTTAGAGGTCTGATTGTGCCCACAAGTTAGTTTGTTCAATGTCCATATTGCCTCATTTGCACTGATTTGAATCTGCTAAGAGAGTTTGGTTTGAAGATGTTTTAAGAAAAATAAGTCCCACAATTAATATTTCATGGAAAGAGGTAAGAAGCTAGCCATATCCCACAAAGTAACCAAAACACTTTCTAGACATGAAATGAATGAGCCAAATAAACATTACTGACCTGAGGAAGGATTTCTTTAGCTAAAGTTAATGCTCTCTGATAAGCAGCATCCCCTTCGTCATTCTGTGGCACAGTGTGGTTTACTAATCCTATTGAGTGCGCTTGTTGTCCATCAATCTGtctgccagtgaaaatgagttcCTTAGCAAGACCTACTCCAATACAGCGAGGCAGGCGTTGGGTTCCACCTGAAGAGAGTTATACCACATTATTTCTTAGAAAACCATACCCAAACCACTCTAAAATATATTTACCTGTTTATACATGTGAAGGTGTTTTAGAAGTTGCAGGAGCCATTAACTATAGCCCCTAACATTTTTCCATCTTAAGTCACAGCGCCTTGGTAGAATGAACAAGTATTCACACATTGTATGAATGAGAGATGCTGAAATAGTCTGCCTAAAATTACAGGAAGtcagcagcagagatcaaaaactCTGGAATTCTGACTCCCAGGTTCTTGATCTTAACTAATAAATAATGCTTccttttatatatacacacaaagatTTTCACCAAGTCTCCTAGGAAAAAGGGCACCTGTTGCTGTGAAAATATTAGGTTTAATGATGCTAGATTACCTGCACCAGGAAGAAGTCCTCTGGTAGTCTCAATCAAGCCCATTATAGCTgatgaagctattttttaaaaaaaatatattaacgTTACTTTCTCATACCAGATGGAATCTGTTAACATTGCATTAAGACTTTGGCTGAGAGACCTTTCTCTATCTAACATCTTAACACCTGCTGGAAGGTAGCTCATTGTAAAGCAGATGTCTAACATTCATTCATTCtggaccagtggttcccagccttttcagaaATATGGCACATTTCAATGAGTCaaaaattccatggcacacctacatttttcagctgaattcATAGCTCAGAtgttacatttactatggttacagtcttgctAGAGAAGTTTGCAACACAGAGGTGCATACAGAaaaactaaacaaggatcaaatgtattaatgtttcaaccccaccacagaatacaccacctTCTACAGCTAGtatagacacattttcaaaatctgctcaatgacatgctagggatgttgagtaaacaagttaCCACTGAGAGcaggctccccatcccccacagcctgttggagccaggagatgcagtttaaatgccgtgacatctccaacaggctcctgcctgcccGCCCTTTCCCATTTCTCCAGTGGTGGAGTGGGCACTCCACCACCTTGATCAGgctaggaagcagcatttcagctacctCCCAGCAGGACTGAAGCcctgcagggttggcatttcccctcacagtggctttACAGACAGACACTGTGGGTGAGAATCTGACGATCCTCATGCCAGGTGGGACTCTGGCAGccttgccagccccagctggtATGGGATCAATTTtcccctgtggtggctctgcaaagaggacCAGCAAGGGTAAATTGACAGAATTCATGTCACacttgtgctgtgagaactgttcaCTGGTTGAAAACTGCTGTTCTGGACATCCTGGAGCTAGACTCCCCATTCTCAATTGAAGAGCATCCTCAAATACTGGTtcttactgaattttttttagaCAAACAGCATTCAGGTGTCTGTTGTACAGTCAGAATGTTTTTAAAACAGCATTAAGATAAACTGCTATCTTGGGAGATTTCAGGAATCAGATGGGTCAGGTTACTATATGAACTTCAGGCAGCCAGAAAGCATGTGTACTGCAGTCAGCCAACCCCAGCTAAAAGTTAGGCGGTGATGAGCCTGGATTTAAAGTGTTCTTTGTAATGGACTGCATCCAGGAAATCTGGCTTTCTTCATACCACACCCTTAACCCCTTTTTCCTGGGAAAGGGATGACGACTCAGATGGGCAGTACGagttaaaacattttttaaaaagctctgccactgatctatATGCTGTATTTCCTAGCAATATTAGCATTTCCATTTTAAGCAATAAGAAGGAAATCAGATAGTACACAGAGTTGTGGGGGGACTCTTAATCCAAAGGCAGGGTGCACGGAAGAAGCTACATTATCTCACTGGACTGGGATCTTCTAGAAAAGATTCTTACTTTCCCTCAAATGGATACAAACAGAGATGAGGTTTGGCTTTTCTCTGATTTGGGCTTGGAACTGCCCGACATCAGACTTGTACAGACCAGGTCATTAGGAGATGAAGTGAAATTGTCATAATTCAATTTGTCAtatgatggccgtgtctacactagccaaagacttcgaagtttactaatgaagtgctgaaatacatattcagcgcctcattagcacgcgggtggctgcggcacttcgaaattgacgcggctcgtccagatggggctccttttcgaaaggaccccggctacttcgaagtccccttattcctatgagcatatgggaataaggggacttcgaagtagccagggtcctttcaaaaaggagccccgtctggacgagccatgtcaatttcgaagtgccgcggctgcctacgtgctaatgaggcgctgaatatgtatttcagtgcctcattagtaaacttcaaaatggccatttgcatggcaatttcaaagtttttgactagtgtagacatagctgatgcAAGATAAtggagctatttagaaaagaaaTACAATCTTTCTGATCCTGTGCAAGTTCCAGGTTCATAAGGATGGTCCAGGTCCAGGCCTTTCTAAAGGGTACTtaagatttgttttttgttttttataacaaattgacagggccagacgaatacccagagaccagctactccaagataggcccaaaaaagccaggaacagaacaccCCTTTACtacattacctacagcccccaactcaaaccactgcaacacattattaaagacctacaacctatccttgatcaggatgccacactccagaaggccctaggtgacaggactgttccctcctacagacaacctcccaaccttatgaggattctcacccacaaccacagtctataccgcaggaacatcagtcctggaacttttccttgcaacaaagcccgctgacagctttgtccacatatctattctggagataccatcactggacctaaccgggttATTCACAGAATAATGGGCATGTTCTCTTGTTCGTCAACTATCATAtttgccaacaatgtccagatgcttagtatattggacagacttctaactctcttagacaaagagttaatgggcacaaaacagacaaacactcctgatccacaaactgatCAGCCAGCatcttaatggagtgggccattctattaatgacttaaaagtttgcatcttaatgaagaggaattttcacaacactcttgacaGAGAGGCTGCTatactctcttttatgttcaatttcagcatattaacacatggtttgaaccgggatgtgaattttctgggtcattataggggctcatttgcatacttggcttaatcaaattcttgactcctccccccttctgcccctctactctctgatttgctcaccttgatcattttttttctgatttgtccaccttcattactatttttcgttctctgtgccttaaatattgagtctgttctggtgtggctatggtctgaagaagtgggtctgtcccatgaaagctcacctaataaattattttgttagtctttaaagtgctacttgactgtttttttgttttgatagtatgtagactagcacggctccctctctgttactaaaaagaATTTTACTGTTACTCATACTGATACCTCATCTAACATAATTTtaccttttaaaacaaaagacaTACAGCTTTCTCCAATAGTTAAATGTCACCAAAACTTTAGGCAAATGCATATTCATTTCCTACGTTATACAAGTTCCTGCCTGAGCTTATTGGGAAGGGAAACAAACAGCCTTTCACTTGCTTGCAAATGTTTGACTAAAATAGCAGTGATTATATTAAATAGCCCATGTTTGGTCATTCACATACCTGCTATTCGAAGATCACATGCTAATGCCAATTCCAATCCCCCACCCAATGCATAGCCTTCTACTGCAGCTATTGTGGGCATAGGTAGTGCAGCTATTAAAGACAAAACAGATTTACAAATTTAATTACACTAGAAGTTTATCTATCTGCGAATGTTTCACGTAACTACATCTCAACTACTTAAATTTGGTATGCTGCCACAACGAGTTCAGTTAGTCAAAAGGTACAAGAGGGTATTCAGATGGTAAAATGCTATTTCCCCCTCccttctgtttaaaaaataattccacATAATGCACTGAAATGTAAAACAGTTTATTTACTCCAACTAAAATTCTGCCTTCTTGACATGGAGATAATTGGATATTCATATTTAAGGTATTACCAAGAAAGTTAGTGAACAGATTCTACATGCTGAAGCACTCTGCACGTTCTGTGTCATACGGCTGCAAAGGGTCAGTCCCTACTTCTGTCAAATTGTGCCAATTGTTACATACTGCGTTTAGTAAGTTTATGAACCTTCATTATACCACCCAAAACCGGTGTTAGCTAAGTGAGTATTTCTTCCATTACAAAGTTGTGGAAATCAAGGCACCTAATAGTTAAATATCTCTTGAAaagtaacaaaaacaaacaaacaaacaaacaaacaaacaaagtcacACTGAGAGAACAGCAAAGTTGGGAACAGAATCCAGAAGTTTAACTTGAAGTTCCTTGCTCTAACTTCAGGTTGAACCTTCTAAGTCAGCAACCCCCAGGACCTGACTGGAGCAGAGTGAGAGACTTTACTGGACCacaagagatcaatattgtctagcatattaccaacacttccactgcttaccaagCTCTTAAGACattttgggataaattacagccaaataatagcacagaacactgagagacaggactgtaGCTGAAAAAACAAACTATGATATGTGgtggtccagctaactaaaaccaggctggattatggatgttgccagatgagagcgtcgtggactagagaggttcagcttgaaCTAATACTCCCTCAAACAACCTTCGGTGCTTTGTAGCAGGTAAGTCCCATATGGGTGTATTTACTTTGTATAATATGTTTATCTTTTTATAACTGTTACTTTGATAGCCTAATCAGACTCATTTGTGTTTTAAATATCTAGCTAAAATACCTCCTGACAGGGACAACACAACAATTCACTAACACAAGAAGAGAATCGATCATGCATATCCACATTTCTTGCCCAAAAAAAGAGGAAACATCTTCAGAGGCTAATCCAACCAGGAAACTGACTTTGAGTAATCAGTGACCCGAGATCCTTTTCTATATAGGTTCTTGTATCAGACCAAAGTCTGTAGTATCTGAGAACCTTTCAGTATGTCACATATGTTTCATTTATATCCTTTCCTAGGGCAGAGGAGAATTGTGTATGCGACGTTGTGGGTTCTCtgctcatgggaacaaggggacttcgaagtaggcagggtctttttgaaaaggagacccgttgggacaagccgcacggcagcgagctgcatcaatttcgaagcaccgcggccgcctgcatgctaatgaagcgctgaatacgcatttcagcgcttcattagtaaacttcgaaatggccatttgcggggccatttcgaagtttagggctagtgtagacacggccagagagagagaaagggtttATAACCGATCAATTACCAATTTCGTCCATTAAATTTCTCAGCCTGTGAACAAAGTGTCCAACTTCAGCATCGTTCATTTGTGCCCGCTCCTTTAAGTCAGCGCCTAAAGGTGTGAGCGAAAACAAAGAATTCAGCAACAGACAAAAGATAACACAGGCAGTTGAGCAACAGTGCTTGACATGGCTATATAGGAGAGTCAAGTTCAAAAGCAATCTTGAGATGCCAACTCTCTGGCTTACTAGAGCTTAGGTGATCCCAGGAATTCAAATAATCAGGCTTTAAGAATAGTTGTGGAATGCACTGCTCTGTTGCTGTATTTTGTTAAATAATTCATACAGCAGCACCACTTGCTGTGTCTAAGGAGGTTAGACCTCAGACTTGCAGGGTAGGAGCTCTGCTGTGAGCAGCACAGGGATTTAACAGGGAAGAAATGGTAATATAAAGAGATAAGGGCTAATCTTCAGGTTTACCTTGCTCTGCCTGCTAAAGTCTCCATTTCTAAAGCAGGAAGTTACATAATGCTTACCCAGGACAAGACAATGGTTTCTTCCTTGTTACCGCCACAAAATTAAACTGGTTTCCTTAAGTTTGTTTTTACATCTATTGCTCAGCATAGTCTAATCTGTACAAAATACTTTGAAGGCATCTATTTTTAATAGCAAGTCACAGGACATTTCTTACGTACCTGCACAAAACACGCCTTTTACTTCACTCTTAAACACTACAACACGGATCTTTTCATCACAACGGATACTTTCTAGAGCTCTAAATAGCTAAGAGTTCAATCAAGAGGAGGAGATAAGAAAAACAGAATGTGTCAAGCATATAACTTACAATGCATGTTTAAAGGACTGACGACTCCTATGTTTTGATAAAAGTTTTATTTACTTGATCTCTGTGGGCATACACATCTCTTGGAAAGCTAGCCTCAAAGATGGCCTTTGCTCTACATATGGTTTCCACAAGCCTATCCTGACACACGATGCCCCTCTTCTCAATCCCACCCACACAGGAGTTTCTGCACCCCTGACTGTCCTTTCTTTTCAGAGTTGAGCAAGGCATCCTCTGAACAGGTGAGTCCCCTATTTGACCAGAGGGGTTGTTTACAACTAACAAAAAGTCTACATTTTCCAGGGGCTAAGCTGCCTTTGGACTAACAGTGAATGACACATGTTCATTCattttaatatggagatatacgtCTCTTGTACAACTGGAagtgaccttcagaggtcattgactccagtcccctgccctcacagcaggacctatcaccatccctgacagatttttttaaatctatttgccctagatccctaattggccggcctcctcaaggactgagctcacaaccctgggtttagcagggcactACTTAAGctactgagttatccctcccctccCAAATTCTACTCTGCTGATTCCAACAAACAGTAAATTGTGTATTTGATTAAAATAATGTACTGAATACAACAACAATTAGCTTTCCAAAGTAAATACAAGAGATTTCTAAAAGCAAGCAAGATTGGACCATTCTCAAGGCATGCACATTTTTGATCTAACAATCATGATAGCATCTCTTTAAGTGGAATCACTTAGTCACGTCTTGCTCCCTATCCTGAAATATTTTTGATAGTGCAAAGTTCTCTTCCAttagaagactaacaaaaataatttcttgCTTTTTTTACTTTTGTGCATCTGTCATTGAGTTCATTTTCCCTAGCTGGTAACACAACATGCTTTAAATTTTAACTCTGACAGACAGGAACTAAGGCTGGAAACCAGAGACCGTGAATGGGGAGGAGCTGCTAGTGCCTGAGAtgcgggggaaaaaaaaggacacattgcagctctggaagggaCATCCAACAAAAGCGTAGCAGTGTCCCGATACGTGCAATGGGAGTAACTAAAATCTATTTTCTAGCTTCTTTAGAGAAGTGAGACTGAGTATGTATAAAAATcttccctatttaaaaaaaaatgccaaaatAGAAAGTAAATGGTTGCTTAAGTTCTCTCTTCTGCAATTAATATGGCCATTTTACTTCTACCAGATACATTTAGATACTGATCACAATTCTAAATAATGTCTACAACCTAAACATAAACAGCTATACTTActtcattaacaaatattttTCCCAGTGAATTTCTGGCATGAGCTCTGTTCATCAGGATTTCAGCAATTCCTTTAGTAAAAAGAGCTTAGTTCAgttacatttttatttgcaatgGTGAGTTTTGTGGGCAATAGCCCCATGCAACAGATCTTCTCAAGACTTCAAATAAAGTAGGCTGCTTAAGTGAGTCACCATGAGATTATTATCActgcaaatgtaaataaataattcTTTAACTGAAAAGTTGCTCTCTCATTCAACTCGGCAGTTACATGTgttctttgcttttgtttttaacctaAGAATAGAATGGATCAGTTCAATTTTGCATTCATTCTGTCTTCCCCATAGTGTCTTCCTGCTTCGATTAATCTTTTACGTATCTTCCTTTAAAGAGAAAGCTGCCTTCCCATACCTACTGCTTATAGGAGAAGAACAGCACAAACTGGACaacatcatgcatctgatgaagcgggtctttgcccacaaaagcttatgctccaaaatatctgttagtctataaggtgccacaggacttcttgctgtttttaatcAGTAATGGTTCACCATTCAGTGCCATCTGGAAAATGCATACCCATTTCTCACAACTAAGCCTTCCATGTAACCACTAGTTTAAGACTCAGGGGCCTTGCCTTGCTCAAGGTTTTCAAagtccagggaaaaaaaaaccaatacaTTATTCGTAGAATATTAACATAGTTTCTCCTTGTGCCACGCTCttcttgaaagaaaaacagcctcAAAAGTGATGTGCTGTAGTGAAGCCATTTTCAAAGTTCTTGCAGGTGCAGCACAGAGACAAGAATTCCATTTCCAACACCTCACTCATTCTGCAAGGATAGGCATTAATTATGTCCTCATTTATTTATAGGCATTTATATTGTGCTCATTACCTTTGTAGAGGATAAACAGGTTCCCACCATTACAGGATGTGGTAAAGCATTATTATCCCTGTTCTACACCAGGCAAAGCCAAGGTAGAGAAGTGaattgacttgcccaaggctatGAAAGAAACAGAACCAAGATTTCCTATCTCCCAGCAACTGCAAGCTGTAAATGTGTATAGTTCTTCTTTTCCTCCTCTTATTCCTAatttctctagggctatgtctatactagaagcatctgtcaagagaagttactgttagaagagatgttctgacaaaacttctgttgacagattgcatctacacataagagTGGACCAagctttcaatctgctctgttgagaaaagggcccccagaagcatctacacagctttttttgtcaacagtttctgtcaccaggacacattttgtgtgtcgatgctctgcgagttttgttgccaaaactctcTATTGCAGATGTAGCCTAGTTCTTTCCACCTCCATTATCCTGTGTCTGTTGTGCACAAAGAAGCACAACAGAATCTATACTGTTAGTATTTTCTGTCCAGCTAGATGTTCACATTCAAACCTACTGCCTTTGTGACTGACTGGCTGGCGTAATACCACCCTGGACCAAATGGAAACGTAAACTAGTGACAAAAACACGCACAATAGCTGGCATAGGTCTATAATAGAAGCTAGCACAATTGACaactaaaaaaacccaacaatttgCAGAAACAACCAGGGAACCGCTTATCCAAATTCTAGAACAAGTTAGTTTCCTTAAAAGCTGGTCCTACTGAAATATTTTCTTATCCTCACATTGACCTGCAACTCTTCTCTAACCCTAAGAGTCTAACCCTAAGGGTTTTTTGTACATAgatcagacatcaaaaaactccaaatacacaaccctgtcagccagctctttaatggagtgggacattctgttaaagacctgaaagtttgtgttctactgaaaagagactttaacaactgtctacagagggaatgtcagaacaaacattcatattcaacacattaacaggtggtttaaacagggacagcaattacttgaCCCACTGCAAGGACTCTTTTACTTACTTTAATGTTTTATcgaactcttaacttccccactccacccccaccccaccatgcctctgctcttctgatttgtcaaccttgataaccatTTTTCTAATTGGTCAACCTTGATGATATATAAAACACAAAGGTCCAAAAAccgttgagtctgttctggtaaggctatgatccgcagaagtgggtctgtcccatgaaagctcatcacctaataaattattttgttagtttttcaaagtgctacatgaacgcttttttgttttgatagaatacagactaacacggctctctctctgtcactatggaAAAATTAACCTATCATGGGAGCCTAATTAACTTGTTAGTCATTAAGGACTAAACTCATTTGGTATCTCAATCAATTACTTTAGAAAGGATGTAGAAGTTAATAAAAAACCTCACTGTACctgtacatttttattaaaaggaaccaaaaaaaaaatcacaaatcatTCCAGTAGAGTAGATGGATCTGAAATTTTTAAACATCCTCCTAAACTATACAGAAGTCTTGCAAAGTCCAAGATAATTGACATG containing:
- the ECHDC2 gene encoding enoyl-CoA hydratase domain-containing protein 2, mitochondrial isoform X2, which gives rise to MLRLARAAAECRALAAMRSRGASGHSTRSSSGGKEILVNVHGGESSGIAEILMNRAHARNSLGKIFVNELFRALESIRCDEKIRVVVFKSEVKGVFCAGADLKERAQMNDAEVGHFVHRLRNLMDEIASSAIMGLIETTRGLLPGAGGTQRLPRCIGVGLAKELIFTGRQIDGQQAHSIGLVNHTVPQNDEGDAAYQRALTLAKEILPQAPIAVKMGKLAINRGIERSHLPFRWILHQGWLLRECVTHRTFLQETVRKGWLPSERNVPPILLGNSSTKVALISGLDSLGNKMAHKIHKLLNIDFYKLNC
- the ECHDC2 gene encoding enoyl-CoA hydratase domain-containing protein 2, mitochondrial isoform X6, translated to MLRLARAAAECRALAAMRSRGASGHSTRSSSGGKEILVNVHGGESSGIAEILMNRAHARNSLGKIFVNELFRALESIRCDEKIRVVVFKSEVKGVFCAGADLKERAQMNDAEVGHFVHRLRNLMDEIASSAIMGLIETTRGLLPGAGGTQRLPRCIGVGLAKELIFTGRQIDGQQAHSIGLVNHTVPQNDEGDAAYQRALTLAKEILPQAPIAVKMGKLAINRGIEVDIASGMAIEGMCYAQNIPTRDRQEGMAAFREKRPPHFIGE
- the ECHDC2 gene encoding enoyl-CoA hydratase domain-containing protein 2, mitochondrial isoform X5 — encoded protein: MLRLARAAAECRALAAMRSRGASGHSTRSSSGGKEILVNVHGGESSGIAEILMNRAHARNSLGKIFVNELFRALESIRCDEKIRVVVFKSEVKGVFCAGADLKERAQMNDAEVGHFVHRLRNLMDEIAALPMPTIAAVEGYALGGGLELALACDLRIAASSAIMGLIETTRGLLPGAGGTQRLPRCIGVGLAKELIFTGRQIDGQQAHSIGLVNHTVPQNDEGDAAYQRALTLAKEILPQAPIAVKMGKLAINRGIENIPTRDRQEGMAAFREKRPPHFIGE
- the ECHDC2 gene encoding enoyl-CoA hydratase domain-containing protein 2, mitochondrial isoform X4, which encodes MNRAHARNSLGKIFVNELFRALESIRCDEKIRVVVFKSEVKGVFCAGADLKERAQMNDAEVGHFVHRLRNLMDEIAALPMPTIAAVEGYALGGGLELALACDLRIAASSAIMGLIETTRGLLPGAGGTQRLPRCIGVGLAKELIFTGRQIDGQQAHSIGLVNHTVPQNDEGDAAYQRALTLAKEILPQAPIAVKMGKLAINRGIERSHLPFRWILHQGWLLRECVTHRTFLQETVRKGWLPSERNVPPILLGNSSTKVALISGLDSLGNKMAHKIHKLLNIDFYKLNC
- the ECHDC2 gene encoding enoyl-CoA hydratase domain-containing protein 2, mitochondrial isoform X1, with protein sequence MLRLARAAAECRALAAMRSRGASGHSTRSSSGGKEILVNVHGGESSGIAEILMNRAHARNSLGKIFVNELFRALESIRCDEKIRVVVFKSEVKGVFCAGADLKERAQMNDAEVGHFVHRLRNLMDEIAALPMPTIAAVEGYALGGGLELALACDLRIAASSAIMGLIETTRGLLPGAGGTQRLPRCIGVGLAKELIFTGRQIDGQQAHSIGLVNHTVPQNDEGDAAYQRALTLAKEILPQAPIAVKMGKLAINRGIERSHLPFRWILHQGWLLRECVTHRTFLQETVRKGWLPSERNVPPILLGNSSTKVALISGLDSLGNKMAHKIHKLLNIDFYKLNC
- the ECHDC2 gene encoding enoyl-CoA hydratase domain-containing protein 2, mitochondrial isoform X3, which codes for MLRLARAAAECRALAAMRSRGASGHSTRSSSGGKEILVNVHGGESSGIAEILMNRAHARNSLGKIFVNELFRALESIRCDEKIRVVVFKSEVKGVFCAGADLKERAQMNDAEVGHFVHRLRNLMDEIAALPMPTIAAVEGYALGGGLELALACDLRIAASSAIMGLIETTRGLLPGAGGTQRLPRCIGVGLAKELIFTGRQIDGQQAHSIGLVNHTVPQNDEGDAAYQRALTLAKEILPQAPIAVKMGKLAINRGIEVDIASGMAIEGMCYAQNIPTRDRQEGMAAFREKRPPHFIGE